The following coding sequences lie in one Myxococcus xanthus genomic window:
- a CDS encoding J domain-containing protein produces the protein MSAPNTIIGLGALTDHIATVPQLDAARLQLTAEEGSVLQLVGRVERIDQVLARSKLGEPRTIAVLLALRAKGAIVPARVVPRGAPAPVVDAAMAEQVDLEPERKKEIIELERSLDAMDHFAVLGLKPGAPASEVKQAYYNASRRFHPDRYFGKNLGSFRARMERIFRRLTDAHNVLMQPDKREAYLRANPALAQAERAAAPPPPSAPPPSAPAQQLLTPEPPPVHQVSSLPPAPRPPVASSGPSSIPPPSRPLAPPPDDGASEARRAERQARLARHPYLARTGRLAELIARGKAAIASGDWERAYHDFHQVQTMDPKNREVALLLVKARRGHDSQRATIEVARGREMEQHGDTHGAMSAYRLACSLDDQNAEAAWRCARLGHLLGQDAAESRGLAQRAVDLDPGKVEHQLMLGKVLLDTGSKKLAKRAFEDAAKLAPDNAEAKAALKKLRWTF, from the coding sequence GTGAGTGCGCCAAACACGATCATCGGGCTGGGGGCCCTGACGGATCACATTGCCACGGTGCCCCAACTGGATGCAGCGCGTCTCCAGCTCACCGCGGAAGAGGGCTCGGTGCTCCAGCTCGTGGGGCGCGTGGAGCGCATCGACCAGGTGCTGGCGCGCTCCAAGCTGGGCGAGCCGCGCACCATCGCCGTGCTGCTGGCGCTGCGAGCCAAGGGCGCCATCGTCCCCGCCCGGGTGGTGCCCCGGGGCGCGCCCGCGCCCGTGGTGGACGCGGCCATGGCCGAGCAGGTGGACCTGGAGCCGGAGCGGAAGAAGGAGATCATCGAGCTGGAGCGCTCGCTCGACGCGATGGACCACTTCGCCGTGCTGGGGCTGAAGCCCGGGGCTCCGGCGTCGGAGGTAAAGCAGGCGTACTACAACGCCTCGCGCCGCTTCCATCCGGACCGCTACTTCGGAAAGAACCTGGGCAGCTTCCGCGCCCGCATGGAGCGCATCTTCCGGCGCCTCACGGACGCGCACAACGTGCTCATGCAGCCCGACAAGCGCGAGGCCTACCTGCGCGCGAATCCGGCACTGGCTCAGGCCGAACGCGCCGCCGCGCCGCCGCCCCCCTCCGCGCCGCCTCCGTCCGCGCCTGCGCAGCAACTGCTGACGCCAGAGCCGCCGCCGGTGCATCAGGTTTCATCGCTACCCCCGGCGCCCCGTCCGCCCGTGGCGTCCAGCGGGCCTTCATCCATTCCTCCGCCGTCGCGTCCGCTGGCGCCACCGCCGGATGATGGCGCGTCCGAGGCGCGCCGGGCGGAGCGGCAGGCCCGGTTGGCCCGGCATCCCTACCTGGCCCGCACGGGCCGGCTGGCCGAGTTGATTGCCCGGGGCAAGGCCGCCATCGCCAGTGGCGACTGGGAGCGGGCCTATCACGACTTCCATCAGGTCCAGACGATGGACCCGAAGAACCGCGAAGTCGCGCTTCTCCTGGTCAAGGCGCGCCGGGGGCATGACTCGCAGCGGGCGACCATCGAAGTCGCTCGAGGGCGGGAGATGGAACAGCACGGTGACACGCATGGCGCCATGTCGGCCTACCGGCTCGCTTGCTCCCTGGACGACCAGAACGCCGAGGCCGCCTGGCGCTGCGCCCGCCTGGGGCACCTGCTGGGGCAGGATGCCGCCGAAAGCCGAGGGCTGGCGCAGCGCGCCGTGGATCTGGACCCCGGCAAAGTCGAGCACCAACTGATGCTGGGAAAGGTGCTGTTGGACACCGGATCGAAGAAACTCGCGAAGCGGGCCTTCGAGGATGCGGCGAAGCTGGCCCCGGACAACGC